One Alkalidesulfovibrio alkalitolerans DSM 16529 genomic region harbors:
- a CDS encoding DUF2784 domain-containing protein, giving the protein MQVWFAILLADVVLVVHFLIAAFNILALPATVLGLAMGWQFARNRFFRLAHLVCMGVVLLFAALGRYCPLTDWESALRIAAGQEGYETSFIAHWLSRLLYVDADLRVLAVLYALWTLTIVVLWFLAPPRLRRSDRDDISSPG; this is encoded by the coding sequence ATGCAGGTCTGGTTCGCGATTCTCCTGGCGGACGTCGTCCTGGTCGTCCATTTCCTGATCGCGGCCTTCAATATCCTCGCGCTGCCCGCGACTGTGCTCGGTCTCGCGATGGGGTGGCAGTTCGCACGCAACAGGTTCTTCAGGCTCGCCCATCTGGTCTGCATGGGGGTTGTGCTGCTGTTCGCGGCGCTTGGCCGCTATTGCCCGCTCACGGACTGGGAAAGCGCCCTGCGCATCGCGGCCGGGCAAGAGGGATACGAGACGTCCTTCATCGCCCACTGGCTTTCCCGGCTGCTGTATGTGGACGCGGACCTGCGTGTCCTGGCCGTGCTCTATGCACTGTGGACGCTGACCATCGTCGTCCTGTGGTTCCTCGCGCCACCTCGTCTCCGCCGGTCGGACCGGGATGACATATCTTCACCCGGCTGA
- a CDS encoding CocE/NonD family hydrolase — translation MIRRIRLRHVLAALAILLVSIALAGWLILSPEKVDTLAPGEARELEAVFGGSAAHLPVPRFDGVDLQSVSLVMRDGVSIALDVWLPRGLGTETAPALLFPTRYWRRADMLWPLDDLFGLDDDVRFFTAHGYAVVRMDVRGSGASGGSRPYPWAPAEREDLREVITWMAGQPWSNGRVAAMGVSYVGTAAEFAAGLGHPALRAVLPMFSLYDVYTDIAFPGGVRNDWFVFRWGRFNQALDANRLPDSAPWWLKQVLRGVAPVGEGETAREALARNVAQHAKNGDIHADALSVTFRDDVAPAPGVSTDAFSPHAFVDDMRATATPFYAWGGWHDGAYAASALARAKALGGLVRTVIGPWNHGAEQMSDLITGADSLPPSRRVRLYEQLRFLEHHLRDNGPRPESGVIYHVMGHEVDGGGWRRTGVWPPQGISSRTFHLDSGGRLSGEAPEEESSIVHAVDFSVGSGGANRWRTQLNRSNVAYPGREDAARLVVFDSEPLDAPLVIVGEAVAYLRLAADREDAAVHVYLEAVAPSGKAAMLTEGVLRALHRHQGSEAGRTFLRAHGSPLVPGEVADMVVPLLPTAVAVPKGWRIRLALAGADADQFVRIPREGGVNWTLYLGGASPARLTLPVEGG, via the coding sequence ATGATTCGCCGCATCCGGCTTCGCCACGTTCTTGCCGCGCTGGCGATTCTCCTTGTGAGTATCGCCCTGGCGGGCTGGCTGATCCTCTCGCCGGAGAAGGTCGATACCCTCGCGCCCGGCGAGGCCCGCGAACTCGAAGCCGTGTTCGGGGGCTCGGCCGCGCATCTTCCCGTTCCGCGTTTCGACGGAGTCGATCTTCAATCCGTGAGCCTCGTCATGCGCGACGGCGTGTCCATCGCCCTGGACGTCTGGCTGCCGCGGGGGTTGGGAACGGAAACGGCGCCCGCGCTCCTTTTTCCCACGCGCTACTGGCGCAGGGCCGACATGCTTTGGCCGCTGGACGATCTGTTCGGCCTCGACGACGACGTACGTTTCTTCACTGCGCACGGATACGCGGTGGTGCGCATGGACGTACGCGGTTCCGGGGCCTCGGGCGGCAGCAGGCCCTATCCGTGGGCTCCGGCCGAGCGCGAGGACCTGCGCGAGGTCATCACGTGGATGGCCGGGCAGCCGTGGTCAAATGGCCGCGTTGCCGCCATGGGCGTGTCCTATGTGGGCACGGCGGCGGAATTCGCGGCCGGGCTGGGGCATCCCGCCTTGCGCGCCGTGCTGCCCATGTTCAGCCTCTACGATGTCTACACCGACATCGCCTTTCCGGGCGGTGTGCGAAACGACTGGTTCGTCTTCCGCTGGGGGCGCTTCAATCAGGCCCTGGACGCCAACCGTCTGCCCGACAGCGCCCCTTGGTGGCTGAAGCAGGTGCTGCGCGGCGTGGCCCCGGTGGGCGAGGGCGAGACGGCGCGCGAGGCCCTGGCCAGGAACGTTGCTCAGCACGCCAAGAATGGCGACATCCACGCCGACGCATTGAGCGTCACCTTCCGAGACGACGTGGCTCCGGCTCCGGGGGTTTCCACGGACGCTTTCAGTCCGCATGCCTTCGTCGACGACATGCGGGCCACTGCAACGCCTTTCTACGCCTGGGGCGGCTGGCACGACGGGGCCTATGCCGCCTCGGCGCTGGCCAGGGCCAAAGCCCTGGGCGGACTGGTCCGCACCGTCATCGGGCCCTGGAACCACGGGGCCGAGCAAATGAGCGACCTCATCACCGGCGCGGATTCTCTGCCCCCGTCGCGCCGTGTCCGGCTCTACGAGCAACTGCGCTTTCTCGAACACCACTTGCGGGACAACGGCCCACGGCCCGAGTCCGGCGTGATATACCACGTCATGGGGCACGAGGTGGACGGCGGAGGCTGGAGACGTACGGGTGTCTGGCCGCCGCAAGGGATTTCGTCGCGCACGTTTCACCTTGACTCCGGGGGCAGGCTCTCGGGCGAAGCACCCGAGGAGGAATCCAGCATTGTTCACGCCGTTGATTTTTCCGTGGGGAGCGGGGGGGCGAACCGCTGGCGCACCCAGTTGAACCGCTCGAACGTGGCCTACCCTGGCCGCGAGGACGCCGCCCGGCTCGTGGTCTTCGATTCCGAACCTCTCGACGCGCCGCTCGTCATCGTCGGCGAGGCCGTGGCGTACCTTCGGCTTGCGGCTGATCGCGAGGACGCGGCCGTGCACGTCTACCTCGAAGCGGTGGCCCCTTCGGGCAAGGCGGCGATGCTGACGGAAGGCGTTTTACGCGCCCTGCACCGTCACCAGGGCTCCGAGGCCGGGCGGACCTTCCTGCGCGCCCACGGTTCGCCGCTCGTGCCCGGCGAGGTTGCGGATATGGTCGTGCCGCTCTTGCCCACGGCAGTGGCGGTGCCCAAGGGATGGCGCATCCGGCTGGCCCTGGCCGGGGCGGATGCGGACCAGTTCGTGCGCATCCCACGTGAGGGCGGCGTGAACTGGACTCTTTACCTCGGCGGTGCGTCTCCCGCACGCCTGACACTGCCGGTGGAGGGCGGCTGA
- a CDS encoding ABC transporter ATP-binding protein, producing MTKPPDILRIDRLEKRFLSRGGPVEALASVSLAVKDGEFLSIVGPSGCGKSTLLRIAAGLESATQGGTYYRGHPVAGPCREVGMVFQEYSLLPWRTVLDNIALGLEFSGVPRSERRKRAKRYLDLIGMKEFRQALPHELSGGMRQRVAIARALANKPELLLMDEPFGALDAYTRILLQKELLRIWQHERKSVVFVTHSVDEAIFLSDRIVVMSARPGRIIETIAVTMERPRDRANPDYGRLSARILEKLEAEAAP from the coding sequence ATGACCAAGCCTCCCGACATCCTGCGCATCGATCGTCTGGAAAAACGCTTCCTTTCACGCGGTGGCCCGGTCGAGGCCCTGGCCTCGGTGAGCCTTGCGGTGAAGGATGGGGAGTTCCTGAGCATTGTGGGGCCCTCGGGTTGCGGCAAGTCCACGCTCCTGCGCATCGCCGCGGGCTTGGAGTCCGCAACGCAGGGCGGAACCTACTACAGAGGGCATCCCGTGGCCGGACCGTGCCGGGAGGTCGGCATGGTCTTCCAGGAATACTCGCTGCTCCCTTGGCGCACGGTCCTGGACAACATCGCCCTGGGACTGGAATTTTCGGGCGTTCCCAGATCCGAACGCCGCAAGCGGGCCAAGCGGTACCTCGATCTCATCGGCATGAAGGAATTCAGGCAGGCCCTGCCCCATGAATTGTCGGGAGGAATGCGCCAGCGGGTTGCCATCGCCAGGGCCCTGGCCAACAAGCCCGAACTGCTCCTGATGGACGAGCCGTTCGGAGCGCTGGACGCATACACGCGCATCCTGCTCCAGAAGGAACTCCTGCGCATCTGGCAGCATGAGCGCAAAAGCGTGGTCTTTGTGACGCACAGCGTTGACGAGGCCATCTTCCTGTCCGACCGCATCGTGGTCATGTCCGCACGGCCCGGGCGCATCATCGAGACCATAGCGGTGACCATGGAAAGGCCGCGCGACCGCGCAAACCCGGATTATGGGCGGCTGTCGGCGCGCATTCTCGAAAAGCTCGAGGCGGAAGCGGCTCCATGA
- a CDS encoding C40 family peptidase, producing MDSYRRRLALLVFACALFLAGCAGRGAAPPPAGHGFEGHPGMPLVVTARSQIGTPYAYGGYSPDQGFDCSGFVWWVHAQNGLDVPRTAHELWAGGRFVPPGERQPGDVAVFRTGGKPKDLHVGIVTERGTIVHSPKTGAVVREEPMTIPYWSSRYLGSKRFHPEFSSALEAQADFVPAPDAP from the coding sequence ATGGATAGCTACCGCCGTCGTCTTGCCCTGCTCGTTTTCGCCTGCGCGCTGTTCCTTGCAGGCTGTGCCGGGCGCGGGGCCGCGCCGCCTCCGGCCGGGCACGGTTTTGAAGGGCATCCCGGCATGCCCCTGGTCGTCACGGCGCGCTCCCAGATAGGCACGCCGTACGCCTATGGTGGTTATTCCCCCGACCAGGGCTTCGATTGCTCCGGGTTCGTGTGGTGGGTGCACGCGCAAAATGGCCTGGACGTGCCGCGCACCGCCCATGAGCTGTGGGCCGGGGGACGGTTCGTGCCTCCAGGCGAACGGCAGCCAGGCGACGTGGCGGTGTTCCGCACCGGCGGCAAGCCAAAGGATCTGCACGTGGGCATCGTCACCGAGCGCGGCACCATCGTGCACAGTCCCAAGACCGGGGCCGTGGTGCGCGAGGAGCCCATGACCATCCCGTACTGGAGCAGCCGCTACCTCGGCTCCAAGCGCTTTCATCCCGAATTTTCGTCCGCCTTGGAAGCTCAGGCGGATTTTGTTCCCGCACCAGATGCGCCCTGA
- a CDS encoding peptidylprolyl isomerase, with the protein MSNPMVLLETSEGEILLELFADKAPKTVENFLSYVDKGFYDGTIFHRVIRDFMNQGGGFDMMMKERPTGAPVENEANPEVKNLRGTIAMARTMEPHSATAQFFINVKDNHFLDRRGDTPETFGYCVFGKVEEGMATVDKINKVRTKRHGFHDDVPADPVTIITAKRFEVE; encoded by the coding sequence ATGTCAAATCCCATGGTGCTGCTGGAAACTTCCGAGGGAGAGATTCTTCTTGAACTTTTCGCCGACAAGGCCCCCAAGACCGTGGAGAACTTTCTCTCCTACGTGGACAAGGGCTTTTACGACGGCACGATCTTCCACCGCGTGATCCGCGATTTCATGAACCAGGGCGGCGGGTTCGACATGATGATGAAGGAGCGTCCCACGGGCGCGCCGGTCGAGAACGAGGCCAACCCCGAGGTCAAGAACCTGCGCGGGACCATCGCCATGGCCCGGACCATGGAGCCGCACAGCGCCACGGCCCAGTTCTTCATCAACGTCAAGGACAACCACTTCCTGGATCGCAGGGGAGACACTCCCGAAACCTTCGGCTACTGCGTCTTCGGCAAGGTCGAGGAGGGCATGGCCACGGTGGACAAGATCAACAAGGTGCGTACCAAGCGCCATGGGTTTCACGACGACGTGCCCGCCGATCCCGTGACCATCATCACGGCTAAGCGGTTCGAGGTCGAGTAA
- a CDS encoding ABC transporter substrate-binding protein, whose translation MRSRRFFWTLYSLLLMAGIAFLPALGQAKNAPTLKVSYVFTTHHTPLMIAAIKGEEFRDQGVWLRPLLDKQKYELVADGDTVAFLDFVVAKSGSESATLFAMKHIDMALASVTAMMAAVDKGTPVKVLCPLQTEGMALVAPTDSSLENWDAFLAAANNAKQPIKIGYHSPTSAPKIVFEGALRESGLTVTENPNDYQAKVLMVDLKETGNMLPALASKQVEAIVGPSPFPEVAVSRGVGKVVADLRDLPPEGRWHDYPCCVTAARDDVIEAHPEVMRTFIELMAKTNTWCNQNQSEAGALAASWIGIPESAGRASKLVFLTGFTDSWMANSGNYLDILNHMDKFNGQLKGKTLQQAMTLMFDTRFIEPAGQ comes from the coding sequence ATGCGCTCACGACGTTTTTTCTGGACGCTCTATTCGCTGCTGCTCATGGCAGGCATAGCGTTCCTTCCCGCTCTGGGACAGGCGAAGAACGCGCCGACGCTCAAGGTGAGCTACGTCTTCACCACCCACCACACGCCGCTCATGATCGCCGCGATCAAGGGGGAGGAGTTCAGGGACCAGGGGGTCTGGCTCAGACCGCTGCTGGACAAGCAGAAATACGAACTCGTGGCCGACGGGGACACCGTGGCCTTCCTCGACTTCGTGGTGGCCAAAAGCGGGTCGGAGTCGGCCACGCTGTTCGCCATGAAGCACATCGACATGGCCCTCGCCTCGGTCACGGCCATGATGGCCGCCGTGGACAAGGGAACTCCCGTGAAGGTGCTGTGTCCGCTGCAGACCGAAGGCATGGCGCTGGTGGCTCCCACCGATTCGAGCCTGGAAAACTGGGATGCCTTTTTGGCCGCAGCCAATAACGCCAAGCAGCCGATCAAGATCGGCTACCACTCGCCGACCAGCGCGCCCAAAATCGTCTTCGAGGGAGCGCTCCGGGAATCCGGCCTGACGGTCACTGAGAATCCCAATGACTACCAGGCGAAAGTGCTCATGGTGGACCTCAAGGAGACGGGCAACATGCTCCCTGCCCTGGCGTCCAAGCAGGTGGAGGCCATCGTCGGCCCCTCGCCCTTCCCCGAGGTCGCCGTCAGCCGCGGCGTGGGCAAGGTGGTCGCCGATCTTCGCGATCTGCCGCCGGAAGGCAGATGGCACGACTATCCCTGCTGCGTCACCGCCGCCCGCGACGACGTCATCGAAGCGCATCCCGAGGTCATGCGGACATTCATCGAACTGATGGCCAAAACGAACACATGGTGCAACCAGAACCAAAGCGAAGCCGGCGCTCTGGCCGCGAGCTGGATCGGAATTCCCGAGTCGGCGGGGCGGGCCTCAAAACTCGTCTTCCTGACGGGATTCACGGATAGCTGGATGGCCAACTCCGGAAACTATCTCGATATCCTCAACCATATGGACAAGTTCAACGGCCAGCTCAAAGGCAAGACGCTGCAGCAGGCCATGACCCTGATGTTCGACACCCGCTTCATCGAACCGGCCGGACAGTGA
- a CDS encoding DUF554 domain-containing protein, translating into MILPVGTIVNAAAILAGGAIGLALGARLPARVRAIVFQGLGLCTLALGLKMAATFTAPLIVFFSILLGGVIGAAMNLEDWLASLGDRLKRLVRSKNETFTAGLISAFLLYCVGSMTILGAFDEGLRGDPTIYYTKALLDGFASIALASTYGVGVLFSAIPVFLYQYGLTLFAAQFQDLITPAVMNELTAVGGVLIMGIGINLLELKYIKLGDLLPSMVVVVILGSVFL; encoded by the coding sequence ATGATCCTGCCCGTGGGAACCATCGTCAACGCCGCGGCCATCCTGGCCGGGGGAGCGATCGGGCTTGCGCTCGGCGCGCGCCTGCCCGCGCGCGTGCGCGCCATCGTCTTTCAGGGGCTGGGCCTTTGCACCCTGGCCCTGGGCCTGAAGATGGCCGCCACCTTCACCGCGCCCCTGATCGTCTTCTTCTCCATCCTGCTCGGCGGAGTCATCGGCGCGGCCATGAATCTCGAAGATTGGCTGGCCTCGCTCGGCGACCGCCTCAAGCGGCTGGTGCGCAGCAAGAACGAGACCTTCACCGCCGGGCTCATTTCGGCCTTCCTGCTCTACTGCGTGGGCTCCATGACCATTCTCGGGGCCTTCGACGAGGGACTGCGCGGCGACCCCACCATCTACTACACCAAGGCCCTGCTCGACGGTTTCGCCTCCATCGCGCTGGCCTCCACCTACGGCGTGGGCGTGCTCTTCTCGGCCATCCCCGTCTTCCTCTACCAGTACGGCCTGACCCTCTTCGCGGCCCAGTTCCAGGATCTGATCACCCCTGCGGTGATGAACGAGCTAACCGCCGTGGGCGGGGTGCTCATCATGGGCATCGGCATCAATCTGCTCGAACTCAAATACATCAAGCTCGGCGACCTTCTGCCCTCCATGGTCGTGGTCGTAATCCTGGGTTCGGTCTTCCTTTGA
- the icd gene encoding NADP-dependent isocitrate dehydrogenase has protein sequence MQTKTVLFIEGDGIGREVWAAGRPVLDAAVAKAYGDFRKLDWQEILAGKKAFDATGDYLPEATMTALKNCDLAMKGPLETPVGGGFRSLNVTLRQVLDLYACIRPIRYFKGIESPVKRPDLVNMVVFRENTEDVYAGIEYKSGSTEARKLVAFLRDELGANVDDTAGVGVKPMTPNGCKRLVRKALRFALDDKRPSVTLAHKGNIMKFTEGAFRAWGYEVAAEEFADSVMTEDEAKNGGKKPVIIKDRICDALFQQVLMFPEQYHVIASPNLNGDYLSDALAAQVGGLGLAPGVNMSDDIAFFEPTHGTAPTIAGKDLANPGSLVLSGAMLLEHVGWGEAAALIHAAMEKVISGKRVTVDLAGQIDGSTQVGCKEFGELLGQAL, from the coding sequence ATGCAGACTAAGACCGTGCTTTTCATCGAGGGCGACGGCATCGGCCGCGAGGTGTGGGCCGCCGGGCGTCCCGTTCTCGACGCGGCCGTGGCCAAGGCCTACGGCGATTTCCGCAAGCTCGACTGGCAGGAGATTCTGGCGGGCAAGAAGGCCTTCGACGCCACGGGCGACTATCTGCCCGAGGCCACGATGACCGCGCTCAAGAACTGCGATCTGGCCATGAAGGGCCCCCTGGAGACGCCCGTGGGCGGCGGCTTCCGCAGCCTGAACGTGACCTTGCGCCAGGTCTTGGACCTGTACGCCTGCATCCGTCCCATCCGCTACTTCAAGGGCATCGAGTCGCCGGTCAAGCGACCCGATCTGGTGAACATGGTGGTCTTTCGCGAGAACACCGAGGACGTTTACGCGGGCATCGAGTACAAGTCCGGCTCCACCGAGGCCAGGAAGCTCGTGGCCTTCCTGCGCGACGAGCTCGGGGCCAACGTGGACGACACGGCCGGCGTGGGCGTGAAGCCCATGACGCCCAACGGCTGCAAGCGGCTGGTGCGCAAGGCCCTGCGCTTCGCCCTGGACGACAAGCGGCCGTCAGTGACCCTGGCCCACAAGGGCAACATCATGAAGTTCACGGAAGGGGCGTTCCGCGCCTGGGGCTATGAAGTCGCGGCCGAGGAGTTCGCGGATTCGGTGATGACCGAGGACGAGGCCAAGAACGGCGGCAAAAAGCCCGTGATCATCAAGGACCGCATCTGCGACGCGCTGTTCCAGCAGGTGCTCATGTTCCCCGAGCAGTACCACGTCATCGCCTCGCCCAACCTGAACGGAGACTACCTCTCCGACGCCCTGGCGGCGCAGGTGGGCGGCCTGGGACTCGCTCCCGGCGTGAACATGTCCGACGACATCGCCTTTTTCGAGCCGACCCACGGCACCGCGCCGACCATAGCGGGCAAGGACTTGGCCAACCCCGGTTCGCTGGTCCTTTCGGGCGCCATGCTGCTCGAGCACGTCGGCTGGGGCGAGGCCGCCGCCTTGATCCACGCCGCCATGGAGAAGGTCATCTCCGGCAAGCGCGTGACCGTGGACCTGGCGGGGCAGATCGACGGTTCGACCCAGGTCGGCTGCAAGGAGTTCGGCGAACTGCTTGGGCAGGCTCTCTAG
- a CDS encoding ABC transporter permease — MKKSPTHILMPLGLPLAVPLLFLAAWTWLAGLVANDIILPPLAQVMEILGKPGEGLISMGSLGLNLAVSLVRVLTGYLLAVVIAVPLGIAMGYYASIFKMLNTFLGLFRPIPPLAWVPLVLAWFGVASLATVFDVEPGPAYVFLNNLKFSMVFIIFIGAFYPVLTSSIHGVRSVRTTLVDSARVLGASRYDIFRKVLLPAAAPSIVTGMRIGLGVAWMCLVSAEMLPGSLSGVGYLITHAYTVARTDIVVAGMIGIGAVGALLDLAFRLVEDRRFAWQRLER; from the coding sequence ATGAAAAAGTCGCCGACACACATCCTGATGCCCCTGGGGCTGCCCCTGGCCGTGCCGCTTCTCTTTCTGGCGGCCTGGACATGGCTGGCCGGGCTCGTGGCCAACGACATCATCCTGCCTCCGCTGGCCCAGGTCATGGAGATTCTGGGCAAGCCGGGGGAAGGGCTCATCAGCATGGGCTCGCTGGGTCTCAATCTGGCCGTGAGCCTGGTCCGCGTGCTCACCGGCTATCTCCTGGCCGTGGTCATCGCGGTGCCGCTTGGCATCGCCATGGGATATTACGCCTCCATCTTCAAGATGCTGAACACGTTCCTGGGCCTGTTCCGCCCCATCCCTCCCCTGGCCTGGGTGCCGCTCGTGCTCGCCTGGTTCGGGGTGGCCAGTCTCGCCACGGTCTTCGACGTGGAACCCGGCCCGGCCTATGTTTTTCTGAACAACCTCAAATTCTCCATGGTCTTCATCATCTTCATCGGCGCGTTCTACCCCGTGCTGACCAGCTCCATCCATGGAGTGCGCAGCGTGCGCACGACGCTCGTGGACTCGGCAAGGGTTCTGGGCGCGAGCCGCTACGATATCTTCCGCAAGGTGCTCCTGCCCGCGGCCGCGCCATCCATCGTCACGGGCATGCGCATCGGCCTGGGCGTGGCCTGGATGTGCCTGGTTTCCGCCGAAATGCTGCCGGGCAGCCTGTCGGGCGTGGGGTATCTCATCACCCACGCGTACACCGTGGCCCGCACCGACATCGTCGTGGCCGGAATGATCGGCATCGGGGCCGTGGGAGCCTTGCTGGACCTGGCCTTTCGTCTCGTCGAGGACCGCCGCTTCGCGTGGCAGCGCCTGGAACGGTAG
- a CDS encoding GGDEF domain-containing protein: MNLPDVGKTARRLRQGLVLGMGVGLGWAVICTLFDLWSKADAGYQALLFGYITLGSMASFGVFGYVVGRHEQRFAELSLVDHLTRLFNTRYFHETLKAEFSNAQRYTKPLTLILLDLDHFKQVNDTWGHPAGDKVLKIVAQTVAGLVRQGDTVARVGGEEFAVIMPNTDAEGGLTLAERIRNVIK; the protein is encoded by the coding sequence ATGAACCTGCCGGACGTGGGAAAAACCGCACGACGCCTCAGGCAGGGTCTGGTTCTCGGCATGGGAGTCGGACTCGGCTGGGCCGTGATCTGTACGCTTTTCGATCTTTGGTCGAAAGCCGACGCAGGGTATCAGGCACTGCTTTTCGGATACATCACGCTTGGTTCCATGGCCTCCTTTGGGGTTTTCGGATATGTGGTCGGGAGGCATGAGCAGCGATTCGCCGAATTGTCGTTGGTGGATCACCTGACGCGACTCTTCAACACACGCTATTTCCATGAGACCTTGAAAGCCGAATTCAGCAACGCCCAGCGTTATACCAAGCCGCTCACGCTCATTTTGCTCGACCTGGACCACTTCAAACAGGTCAACGACACTTGGGGGCATCCCGCGGGCGACAAGGTGTTGAAGATCGTGGCCCAAACCGTGGCGGGGCTGGTGCGTCAGGGTGACACCGTGGCCCGCGTGGGCGGCGAGGAATTTGCGGTCATCATGCCCAACACGGATGCCGAGGGTGGGTTGACGCTTGCCGAGCGCATACGCAACGTGATCAAATAG
- a CDS encoding GGDEF domain-containing protein: protein MPDGSHVTVRVSLGVAELDHKAVSTATEFFAIVDQALYEAKEAGRDRTVVATKRHEKETE from the coding sequence ATGCCTGACGGAAGCCACGTCACGGTGCGCGTCTCGCTCGGCGTGGCCGAACTGGACCACAAGGCCGTCTCCACGGCCACGGAATTTTTCGCCATCGTCGATCAGGCTTTGTACGAGGCCAAGGAGGCGGGCCGGGACCGGACCGTGGTGGCGACGAAACGACACGAGAAAGAAACGGAGTAA